The following are encoded in a window of Castanea sativa cultivar Marrone di Chiusa Pesio chromosome 5, ASM4071231v1 genomic DNA:
- the LOC142634634 gene encoding uncharacterized protein LOC142634634: MADRIYARIARVVQGGEHRREGCLFGEFTKQNPPTFDEGPDPIAAENWLLKMEKLLRALECTNAQKVMYATFALQGFAERWWSSTEQLLRMELERDTPITWEKFKEFFNGAYFPNVVRDRKAREFSNLVQGAITVEEYAAKFVELSRFAPYLIPDESKKVKKFREGLDGRIRPLIIAFGVDTFIEAVK, encoded by the coding sequence ATGGCAGACAGGATTTATGCCAGGATTGCTAGAGTAGTCCAAGGTGGTGAACATAGGAGGGAGGGTTGCCTTTTTGGGGAGTTCACTAAGCAAAACCCTCCAACTTTTGATGAGGGACCTGATCCTATAGCAGCAGAGAACTGGCTGCTAAAGATGGAAAAATTACTGAGAGCCCTTGAATGCACTAATGCTCAGAAGGTGATGTATGCCACTTTTGCTCTTCAGGGTTTTGCTGAGAGATGGTGGTCAAGCACTGAGCAATTATTGAGGATGGAGTTGGAAAGGGACACTCCCATTACTTGGGAGAAGTTTAAGGAATTTTTTAATGGGGCATACTTCCCCAATGTAGTGAGGGACCGTAAGGCaagagaattttcaaatttggttCAGGGGGCTATAACAGTGGAAGAGTATGCTGCTAAGTTTGTTGAGCTCTCTCGGTTTGCTCCTTACTTGATTCCGGATGAGTCCAAGAAAGTGAAAAAGTTTCGGGAAGGCCTTGATGGTAGGATTCGCCCTCTCATTATAGCCTTTGGAGTGGATACTTTTATTGAGGCTGTGAAGTAG